In Tachysurus vachellii isolate PV-2020 chromosome 3, HZAU_Pvac_v1, whole genome shotgun sequence, one genomic interval encodes:
- the pip5k1aa gene encoding phosphatidylinositol-4-phosphate 5-kinase, type I, alpha, a isoform X2: protein MATADPVPTEGAFSNRPAGTLRMASVEGQTSLSSSQTNKRTIGHRGIDPTGETTYKKTTSSALKGAIQLGIAHTVGSLSQKPERDVLMQDFEVVESIFFPSEGSNLTPGHHHGDFRFKTYAPIAFRYFREMFGIRSDDYLYSLCNDPLIELSNPGASGSVFYVSSDDEFIIKTVQHKEAEFLQKLLPGYFMNLNQNKRTLLPKFYGLYCIQAAGKNIRIVVMNNLLPRAVPMHLKYDLKGSTYKRRASPKERIKSVPTYKDLDFIQDLPEGLVLETDHYNALCKTIQRDCLLLQSFKIMDYSLLVGIHNVDRVSGEEASVPVHDQKKNQGQKPLYCTTMEAIQGEVKGKSAPQCTESTGGMPAHSPKGERLLIFIGIIDILQSYRFVKKLEHSWKALVHDGDTVSVHRPGFYAERFQKFMCNTVFRKSSLKMSPSKKMRGVTAGQRKGNIAVAGHSQQGQPLVMAAHTNAEQTQPDEESTPIHIDNAVSPTSETPGSGENDPSPDLITSPLASDLADATLSREE, encoded by the exons ATGGCTACAGCTGATCCAGTCCCTACCGAGGGAGCTTTCTCCAATA GACCTGCTGGAACTCTAAGGATGGCGTCTGTTGAA GGCCAGACCTCTTTGAGTTCATCACAGACCAATAAGAGAACCATCGGTCATCGTGGGATTGACCCTACAGGGGAGACGACATACAAAAAG ACAACTTCATCTGCCCTGAAAGGTGCGATCCAGCTGGGCATTGCACACACTGTGGGCAGTTTGAGCCAGAAGCCAGAGAGAGATGTTCTCATGCAGGACTTTGAAGTAGTGGAGAGTATTTTCTTTCCCAG TGAGGGCAGTAATTTAACTCCTGGACACCACCATGGCGACTTCAGGTTTAAAACCTATGCCCCAATTGCCTTCCGCTACTTCAGAGAGATGTTTGGAATACGGTCTGATGACTACCTT TATTCTCTGTGTAACGATCCCCTGATAGAGCTGTCAAACCCCGGAGCCAGCGGGTCTGTCTTTTATGTCTCCAGTGATGATGAGTTCATCATTAAAACTGTCCAGCACAAGGAGGCAGAGTTCCTGCAAAAATTACTGCCTGGGTACTTCATG aacCTCAACCAAAACAAGCGTACACTTCTGCCAAAGTTCTATGGCCTCTACTGCATACAGGCTGCAGGGAAGAACATCCGCATTGTGGTAATGAACAACTTGCTGCCACGCGCTGTGCCCATGCACCTTAAATATGACCTGAAGGGCTCCACATACAAGCGTCGTGCCTCAcctaaagagagaataaagagtgtCCCCACCTATAAAGACTTGGACTTCATCCAGGACCTGCCCGAGGGCCTAGTACTGGAGACAGATCATTACAATGCACTATGCAAGACCATCCAACGAGACTGCCTG TTGCTGCAGAGCTTTAAGATCATGGACTACAGTCTACTCGTGGGGATTCACAATGTGGACCGGGTGTCAGGAGAAGAGGCATCTGTGCCAGTGCATGATCAGAAGAAAAATCAGGGCCAGAAGCCCCTCTACTGCACAACCATGGAGGCAATTCAGGGAGAAGTCAAGGGCAAGAGTGCACCACAGTGCACTGAGAG CACGGGAGGAATGCCAGCACATAGCCCAAAGGGGGAGAGGCTGCTGATCTTTATTGGTATCATTGACATCCTCCAGTCCTACAG gTTTGTGAAAAAGTTGGAGCACTCGTGGAAAGCCTTGGTTCATGATGGG gacaCAGTGTCAGTACACAGGCCTGGCTTCTATGCAGAACGCTTCCAGAAGTTCATGTGCAATACCGTTTTCAGGAAATCTTCAC TTAAAATGTCCCCTTCTAAGAAAATGCGTGGAGTCACTGCAGGGCAACGCAAAGGAAACATTGCAGTGGCTGGACATAGCCAGCAGGGTCAGCCGCTGGTTATGGCAGCGCACACAAATGCAGAACAAACTCAACCAGACGAAGAGTCGACTCCGATACATATCGACAATGCCGTGTCTCCTACCTCAGAGACACCAGGAAGTGGAG AAAACGACCCTAGCCCTGACCTCATTACTAGCCCTCTTGCAAGTGACTTAGCTGATGCAACACTCTCAAG AGAGGAATAG
- the pip5k1aa gene encoding phosphatidylinositol-4-phosphate 5-kinase, type I, alpha, a isoform X1 — protein sequence MTSFDVCSSDVVTLLWRLFPHRGPAGTLRMASVEGQTSLSSSQTNKRTIGHRGIDPTGETTYKKTTSSALKGAIQLGIAHTVGSLSQKPERDVLMQDFEVVESIFFPSEGSNLTPGHHHGDFRFKTYAPIAFRYFREMFGIRSDDYLYSLCNDPLIELSNPGASGSVFYVSSDDEFIIKTVQHKEAEFLQKLLPGYFMNLNQNKRTLLPKFYGLYCIQAAGKNIRIVVMNNLLPRAVPMHLKYDLKGSTYKRRASPKERIKSVPTYKDLDFIQDLPEGLVLETDHYNALCKTIQRDCLLLQSFKIMDYSLLVGIHNVDRVSGEEASVPVHDQKKNQGQKPLYCTTMEAIQGEVKGKSAPQCTESTGGMPAHSPKGERLLIFIGIIDILQSYRFVKKLEHSWKALVHDGDTVSVHRPGFYAERFQKFMCNTVFRKSSLKMSPSKKMRGVTAGQRKGNIAVAGHSQQGQPLVMAAHTNAEQTQPDEESTPIHIDNAVSPTSETPGSGENDPSPDLITSPLASDLADATLSREE from the exons ATGACTAGTTTTGATGTTTGTTCTTCAGATGTGGTTACTCTGTTATGGAGATTGTTTCCCCACCGAG GACCTGCTGGAACTCTAAGGATGGCGTCTGTTGAA GGCCAGACCTCTTTGAGTTCATCACAGACCAATAAGAGAACCATCGGTCATCGTGGGATTGACCCTACAGGGGAGACGACATACAAAAAG ACAACTTCATCTGCCCTGAAAGGTGCGATCCAGCTGGGCATTGCACACACTGTGGGCAGTTTGAGCCAGAAGCCAGAGAGAGATGTTCTCATGCAGGACTTTGAAGTAGTGGAGAGTATTTTCTTTCCCAG TGAGGGCAGTAATTTAACTCCTGGACACCACCATGGCGACTTCAGGTTTAAAACCTATGCCCCAATTGCCTTCCGCTACTTCAGAGAGATGTTTGGAATACGGTCTGATGACTACCTT TATTCTCTGTGTAACGATCCCCTGATAGAGCTGTCAAACCCCGGAGCCAGCGGGTCTGTCTTTTATGTCTCCAGTGATGATGAGTTCATCATTAAAACTGTCCAGCACAAGGAGGCAGAGTTCCTGCAAAAATTACTGCCTGGGTACTTCATG aacCTCAACCAAAACAAGCGTACACTTCTGCCAAAGTTCTATGGCCTCTACTGCATACAGGCTGCAGGGAAGAACATCCGCATTGTGGTAATGAACAACTTGCTGCCACGCGCTGTGCCCATGCACCTTAAATATGACCTGAAGGGCTCCACATACAAGCGTCGTGCCTCAcctaaagagagaataaagagtgtCCCCACCTATAAAGACTTGGACTTCATCCAGGACCTGCCCGAGGGCCTAGTACTGGAGACAGATCATTACAATGCACTATGCAAGACCATCCAACGAGACTGCCTG TTGCTGCAGAGCTTTAAGATCATGGACTACAGTCTACTCGTGGGGATTCACAATGTGGACCGGGTGTCAGGAGAAGAGGCATCTGTGCCAGTGCATGATCAGAAGAAAAATCAGGGCCAGAAGCCCCTCTACTGCACAACCATGGAGGCAATTCAGGGAGAAGTCAAGGGCAAGAGTGCACCACAGTGCACTGAGAG CACGGGAGGAATGCCAGCACATAGCCCAAAGGGGGAGAGGCTGCTGATCTTTATTGGTATCATTGACATCCTCCAGTCCTACAG gTTTGTGAAAAAGTTGGAGCACTCGTGGAAAGCCTTGGTTCATGATGGG gacaCAGTGTCAGTACACAGGCCTGGCTTCTATGCAGAACGCTTCCAGAAGTTCATGTGCAATACCGTTTTCAGGAAATCTTCAC TTAAAATGTCCCCTTCTAAGAAAATGCGTGGAGTCACTGCAGGGCAACGCAAAGGAAACATTGCAGTGGCTGGACATAGCCAGCAGGGTCAGCCGCTGGTTATGGCAGCGCACACAAATGCAGAACAAACTCAACCAGACGAAGAGTCGACTCCGATACATATCGACAATGCCGTGTCTCCTACCTCAGAGACACCAGGAAGTGGAG AAAACGACCCTAGCCCTGACCTCATTACTAGCCCTCTTGCAAGTGACTTAGCTGATGCAACACTCTCAAG AGAGGAATAG